One uncultured Hyphomonas sp. genomic region harbors:
- a CDS encoding outer membrane beta-barrel protein — MRLGVLATASIIGALLAAPGHAQGFYVSGTVGAAMQSDSDNTGATSADFLTGNGGALPAGTPIASGTSVGWKTEFDNGMSYSAAVGYRYSPSFRGEVQLAMSKADVDTHKSVTLGGGSIDALDAGALTGSADTLGVTVADVVADGRGDTKTTALFVNGYYDFANDSGFTPYVGAGIGYAKTDVTFKPSGVGIIDDDDNGFAYQVMAGATYSFNERWDVFGQYTYRSVEDGEYKVDLFPANLEVENKANLIEVGVRYKF; from the coding sequence ATGCGACTTGGAGTTTTAGCCACGGCATCAATCATTGGTGCGCTTCTGGCTGCCCCGGGCCATGCACAAGGATTTTATGTGTCGGGTACGGTTGGTGCAGCCATGCAATCAGACAGTGACAATACCGGCGCAACCAGCGCCGATTTCCTGACCGGCAATGGCGGCGCACTGCCGGCAGGCACACCCATCGCTTCAGGCACATCGGTTGGCTGGAAGACGGAATTTGACAATGGCATGTCCTACTCGGCTGCCGTCGGTTACCGCTATTCCCCGTCATTCCGTGGTGAGGTCCAGCTCGCCATGTCGAAGGCCGATGTGGATACGCACAAGAGCGTGACGCTGGGCGGCGGTTCCATCGATGCCCTCGATGCGGGCGCGCTGACCGGGTCTGCCGATACCCTCGGCGTGACGGTTGCCGACGTCGTTGCCGACGGGCGCGGGGACACCAAGACCACGGCCCTGTTCGTCAATGGTTATTACGATTTCGCCAATGACTCGGGCTTCACGCCTTATGTTGGCGCAGGTATCGGCTATGCGAAGACCGACGTGACGTTCAAGCCTTCCGGCGTGGGCATCATCGACGATGACGACAACGGTTTCGCTTATCAGGTGATGGCCGGTGCGACCTACAGCTTCAATGAGCGCTGGGATGTCTTCGGTCAGTATACCTACCGTTCTGTCGAGGATGGCGAGTACAAGGTCGACCTGTTCCCGGCGAACCTCGAAGTCGAGAACAAGGCGAACCTGATCGAAGTGGGCGTCCGCTACAAGTTCTGA
- a CDS encoding DUF4231 domain-containing protein: protein MMQIANRDVFPTDTTTEVFAPVRTLFQIPAIDEAFNKHEAAAVRAKRRYHRFGRLAIILIAFSSIYTVAEAIIIPPYPAQPLTSAIAALLAGLGIVLQIYLITTHQKEKWLLNRYAVERLRSAKFQAYHLGHIAKDAEELETLSDQFATRQVARIENELNGGDSVFRAFQPSAAVFVPRTPKRPANADLAQITKEAYGELRIQYQKRFAQSELTHFANRRRVFYSSQDIIYLSAAAFAFFALSTKLFTGLDGSATSGWLDFLAVTLFIAGATVSILDNASIEEQSQTRFEQYVRDIERISSHADETNLLDLVHDMELLCLQELDTFCRAGERISYRL from the coding sequence ATGATGCAGATAGCCAATCGCGATGTGTTTCCCACCGATACGACGACCGAAGTGTTCGCGCCGGTCCGGACACTGTTTCAGATCCCGGCCATAGACGAAGCCTTCAACAAGCATGAAGCCGCCGCCGTCCGCGCCAAACGCCGCTATCATCGCTTCGGGCGGCTGGCGATTATCCTGATCGCCTTCAGCTCGATCTATACCGTTGCCGAAGCCATCATCATTCCTCCGTACCCGGCGCAGCCGCTGACCAGCGCGATTGCCGCCCTGCTGGCCGGGCTCGGCATTGTGCTGCAGATCTACCTGATCACGACGCACCAGAAGGAGAAATGGCTGCTCAACCGTTATGCCGTCGAGCGGCTGCGAAGTGCCAAGTTCCAGGCCTACCATCTCGGCCATATCGCAAAGGATGCCGAAGAGCTCGAGACCCTGTCCGATCAGTTTGCAACCCGGCAGGTTGCCAGGATCGAAAACGAGCTGAACGGCGGAGATTCCGTGTTTCGTGCCTTCCAGCCCTCGGCCGCCGTGTTCGTACCCCGAACGCCGAAAAGGCCCGCAAATGCGGACCTGGCCCAGATCACCAAGGAAGCGTATGGCGAGTTACGTATCCAGTACCAGAAACGGTTCGCGCAGAGCGAACTGACCCATTTCGCCAACCGGCGGCGGGTCTTCTACTCCTCGCAGGACATAATCTATCTCAGCGCCGCAGCTTTCGCGTTCTTTGCGCTATCGACCAAATTGTTCACCGGACTGGACGGGTCGGCGACATCCGGCTGGCTCGATTTTCTGGCGGTCACCCTGTTCATTGCAGGCGCGACGGTTTCCATTCTCGACAATGCCTCGATCGAGGAACAGTCCCAGACCCGCTTCGAGCAATATGTCCGCGACATCGAACGGATTTCGAGCCATGCGGACGAAACCAATCTGCTCGATCTCGTGCACGATATGGAATTGCTCTGCCTGCAGGAGCTCGACACGTTCTGCCGCGCAGGCGAACGCATCAGCTACCGGCTATGA
- a CDS encoding PhoH family protein: MGKRNAAKRMKTASEVNTSAWFEETGRVRGPRLQAIDGGRSWHPDDADQKQYKRAATAPEGDRAQRYQKNVKPRSENQARLMEAMDEYALVAALGPAGTGKTYLAICKAVEALQKGKVSRIILSRPAVEAGEQIGFLPGAMEDKLAPYLRPLYDALSDRLSPGQLKHMLAEGVIEIAPIGFMRGRTLNNAFIVIDEAQNCTYTQLKMLLTRLGWHSTMVITGDPAQSDLLPEFSGLAKAGERLEKLEGAAVVTLEGQDVVRHPLVADMLGVL, encoded by the coding sequence ATGGGAAAACGCAACGCAGCCAAGCGCATGAAAACCGCTTCGGAAGTGAACACCTCTGCCTGGTTTGAAGAAACCGGCCGTGTGAGGGGTCCGCGGCTGCAGGCCATTGATGGAGGTCGGTCCTGGCATCCCGACGATGCTGACCAGAAACAATACAAGCGCGCCGCCACCGCGCCAGAGGGCGACCGGGCCCAGCGCTACCAGAAGAACGTAAAGCCGCGCTCCGAAAACCAGGCCCGCCTGATGGAAGCGATGGACGAATATGCCCTCGTCGCCGCGCTCGGCCCGGCGGGCACCGGCAAAACCTATCTCGCCATCTGCAAGGCGGTCGAGGCGCTTCAGAAGGGCAAGGTTTCGCGCATCATCCTGTCACGCCCGGCGGTCGAGGCTGGCGAGCAGATCGGCTTCCTGCCCGGCGCCATGGAAGACAAGCTCGCGCCTTACCTGCGCCCGCTCTACGACGCCCTGTCCGACCGGCTCTCGCCCGGACAGCTGAAACACATGCTGGCCGAGGGCGTGATCGAGATCGCCCCCATCGGCTTTATGCGGGGACGCACGCTCAACAACGCCTTCATCGTCATCGACGAGGCGCAGAACTGTACCTACACGCAGCTGAAGATGCTGCTGACGCGGCTTGGCTGGCACTCGACCATGGTGATCACCGGCGACCCGGCCCAGTCGGACCTGCTGCCGGAATTCTCCGGCCTCGCCAAAGCGGGCGAGCGGCTGGAGAAACTGGAAGGCGCCGCGGTCGTCACGCTCGAAGGCCAGGACGTTGTCCGCCACCCGCTCGTCGCCGACATGCTGGGCGTTCTCTAA
- a CDS encoding SUMF1/EgtB/PvdO family nonheme iron enzyme, with protein MADIFLSYSRADRPKAQQIAKALEQEGFTVWWDKILRAGQTYDEVTEGMLRDARVVIVLWSEVSVKSKWVRAEATLGERTSTVIPAMIQDAERPIMFELTQSADLIGWDGDHEDSRWKGFVADIRLALERAESKAEAAPAAIELSAPPRDATIENTFWTSIADSDDAADYEAYLSRYPDGHFVDLARNRLAGLAKAAAPAAATQTPAPPGRPAAPKPEPAPPPASKPNRLIPAGIGLAVLALGGGIAAMVISGPQPERPAAEAPVEEDPMAAFSDCNTCPTMIPIPAGSFQMGSPATEAGRTGNEDPLHEVTLPSFAIGQTEITFDEWDACVAGGGCNGFEPSDRGYGKGLQPVIGVSWADANAYARWLSSKTGRTYRLPTEAEWEYAARGGTATAYWWGDYFDAAIAPSRAPVPVDTLVENPFGLKGMLGNAREWVEDCYINNYTSAPTDGTAQLAGDCARRVLRGGAWGRDPDDHRAANRARIDRNVRDKVFGFRVVTSDLSAE; from the coding sequence GTGGCGGATATTTTCCTATCGTACAGCCGGGCGGACAGGCCCAAGGCACAGCAGATCGCGAAGGCGCTGGAGCAGGAAGGCTTCACGGTCTGGTGGGACAAGATCCTCCGCGCCGGTCAGACCTATGACGAAGTCACGGAAGGCATGCTGCGGGATGCCCGCGTGGTCATCGTGCTGTGGTCGGAAGTCTCCGTGAAGTCAAAATGGGTCCGGGCGGAGGCCACGCTGGGCGAACGTACCTCCACCGTCATCCCCGCCATGATCCAGGACGCCGAACGCCCGATCATGTTCGAACTGACCCAGAGCGCAGACCTGATTGGCTGGGACGGCGATCACGAAGACAGCCGCTGGAAAGGCTTCGTGGCAGACATCCGCCTGGCCCTTGAGCGCGCAGAGTCGAAAGCAGAGGCCGCCCCGGCCGCCATCGAACTGTCTGCGCCCCCGCGCGATGCAACCATCGAAAACACGTTCTGGACCTCCATCGCGGACAGCGATGATGCGGCCGATTACGAAGCCTATCTCAGCCGGTATCCCGATGGCCATTTCGTCGATCTGGCCCGCAACCGGCTGGCCGGACTGGCAAAAGCCGCCGCTCCGGCAGCGGCCACGCAAACACCCGCGCCACCCGGCCGCCCCGCCGCGCCAAAGCCCGAACCGGCCCCGCCGCCAGCTTCCAAGCCAAACCGTCTCATTCCGGCCGGCATAGGCCTGGCCGTGCTGGCGCTCGGCGGCGGCATCGCGGCGATGGTCATATCCGGCCCTCAGCCCGAGCGCCCGGCCGCTGAAGCCCCTGTCGAAGAAGACCCCATGGCAGCATTCAGCGATTGCAACACCTGCCCCACCATGATCCCCATTCCGGCTGGCAGCTTCCAGATGGGCTCGCCTGCGACGGAAGCGGGACGGACCGGCAATGAAGACCCGCTGCATGAGGTGACCCTGCCCAGTTTCGCGATCGGGCAGACCGAGATCACGTTCGACGAGTGGGACGCCTGTGTCGCCGGCGGCGGATGCAATGGCTTCGAGCCCTCAGACCGGGGCTATGGCAAAGGATTGCAGCCAGTCATCGGCGTGTCCTGGGCCGATGCCAATGCCTATGCCCGCTGGCTCAGCAGCAAGACAGGCCGGACCTACCGGCTGCCGACCGAGGCGGAATGGGAATACGCCGCCCGGGGCGGAACCGCGACGGCCTATTGGTGGGGCGACTATTTCGACGCCGCCATCGCCCCCTCCCGCGCTCCGGTCCCGGTCGATACGCTGGTGGAAAACCCGTTCGGCCTCAAAGGCATGCTCGGCAATGCGCGTGAGTGGGTAGAAGATTGCTACATCAACAATTATACGAGCGCCCCGACGGACGGCACGGCCCAGCTTGCCGGCGATTGTGCTCGGCGTGTGCTGCGGGGCGGCGCATGGGGACGCGACCCGGACGACCACCGGGCCGCAAACAGGGCACGGATCGACCGGAACGTCCGCGACAAGGTCTTCGGCTTCCGCGTCGTGACAAGCGACCTGTCTGCAGAATGA
- a CDS encoding PilZ domain-containing protein — translation MTFSTSQALMTSETPEEYFDRRRHKRVDLRLPGRFLTQVGNDESLSTINLSCSGALVQSSTLPDPGAELVCYFDDLGRVVATVVRHTGEGFALSFNVASHKREKIADRLTWLLNKDMLNLSEEREAPRHAADVPAQVIRANGHKLFCRVLDISLTGANFECKGVAAPRIGEIVSAGSIPAEVVRTGIGGFAVRYLQKNERGAA, via the coding sequence ATGACCTTCTCCACTTCTCAGGCTCTGATGACATCAGAAACGCCAGAAGAATATTTCGACCGCCGCCGTCACAAACGTGTCGACCTGCGCCTGCCCGGGCGATTCCTGACCCAGGTTGGCAATGACGAGTCGCTCTCCACGATCAATCTGTCCTGCTCGGGCGCCCTGGTTCAATCCAGCACCCTGCCCGATCCCGGCGCAGAACTCGTCTGCTATTTCGACGATCTCGGCCGTGTGGTCGCCACCGTGGTCCGCCATACCGGCGAAGGCTTTGCCCTGTCCTTCAACGTCGCCTCGCACAAGCGCGAGAAGATCGCCGACCGCCTGACCTGGCTGCTCAACAAGGACATGCTGAACCTCAGCGAAGAGCGCGAAGCCCCGCGTCATGCCGCCGATGTGCCGGCCCAGGTGATCCGCGCCAACGGGCACAAGCTCTTTTGCCGTGTCCTCGACATCTCGCTCACCGGCGCGAATTTCGAGTGCAAGGGCGTTGCGGCTCCGAGGATTGGCGAGATCGTCAGCGCAGGGTCAATTCCGGCGGAAGTTGTCCGCACCGGAATTGGCGGCTTTGCTGTGCGCTACCTCCAGAAGAACGAACGCGGCGCGGCCTGA
- a CDS encoding gamma carbonic anhydrase family protein, protein MAIFEMDGKRPDLPESGNYWVAETAQVMGNVILKENASIWYGTVLRGDNDPITIGENSNIQDNCVLHTDVGMPLTIGRDVTVGHMVMLHGCTVGDETLIGIGSIILNGAKIGRNCIIGANSLIPEGKEIPDNSLVMGAPGKVVKEVSDHQIQVIKMSAVHYVENWKRHKSGLKRID, encoded by the coding sequence ATGGCAATTTTCGAAATGGATGGAAAACGACCAGACCTGCCTGAAAGCGGGAATTACTGGGTTGCCGAAACGGCCCAGGTGATGGGCAATGTCATCCTCAAGGAAAATGCCTCGATCTGGTACGGGACGGTCCTGCGCGGGGATAATGACCCGATCACGATCGGCGAGAATTCAAACATCCAGGACAATTGCGTTCTGCATACGGATGTTGGCATGCCGCTGACCATCGGCCGTGATGTGACCGTCGGTCATATGGTGATGCTGCACGGCTGCACGGTTGGCGACGAGACGCTGATTGGTATCGGTTCGATCATACTCAATGGCGCGAAGATCGGCAGGAACTGCATCATCGGTGCGAATTCCCTTATCCCGGAGGGTAAGGAAATTCCTGATAATTCATTGGTCATGGGTGCACCGGGCAAGGTCGTGAAAGAGGTTTCGGACCACCAGATCCAGGTCATAAAAATGTCAGCGGTGCATTATGTCGAAAACTGGAAGCGTCACAAAAGCGGGCTGAAGCGGATCGACTGA